In Actinomycetota bacterium, the DNA window ACCACTTCACCGTCCCGAACCGCCAGCGTCTTGCCTAGCAGCTCAAGTGCTACGACTCTAGGGTCGGACTCGAAGACCTCGGGCGAAAGCATCGCACCCAGATCAGCCGTCACACCTTGGGCGCTGCGCTCTGAATCCATCCGCGGTCCTTGGCGATGTCCTGCTCGGCGGCCACGAGTTGCGCTGCAACCGGCTCGACCCCGGTGCCCCCTGCGCTGATCCTGCGGGCCACAACGGAATGGATGTCGATGACATCTAAGACGCCCTCGCCAAACCCCGGATGGATCGCGGCGTACTCCTCGGCCGATAGGTCCTGCAGGGTCCGACCGGAACGCTCGCACTCGAGCACCAGACGCCCGACAATCTCGTGTGCCGCCCTGAAGGGCAGGCCCTGCACCACGAGGTGGTCGGCCAGGTCTGTGGCCGCCATGAATCCGCCGAGGGCCGCCTGGGCCATCCTCTCTTCGTTGACCCGAAGTGTCGAAAGCATTCCCGAGACGACATTCATACAGGCCAGAGTCGTGTCGATGGCATCGAATGCAGACTCTTTATCCTCCTGCATGTCCTTGTTGTATGCGAGCGGGAGTCCCTTGAGGACCATGAAAAGTCCCATTAGATCTCCAGTGACCCTTCCGCTCTTTCCTCGCACGAGCTCGGCGAAGTCCGGATTCTTCTTCTGCGGCATGATGCTCGAGCCTGTGGCGTAGGTGTCATCCATCGTCACAAAACCGAACTCCTCGGTGGACCAAAGAATCAGCTCTTCACACAGCCTGGACATGTGGATCATCGATACCGCGCAGGCGTAGACGATGTCGAGCAAGAAATCCCGGTCGCTAACCGCATCCATCGAATTAGCCGAAATGCCCGCAAAGCCAAGCCGATCGGCAACCTGCTGACGATCGATTGGAAACGAGGTACCGGCGAGCGCCGCGCTGCCCAGCGGAAGAGTGTCGGCAGCATCGTGTGCGTGCCTGAGCCGGAGGGCGTCACGCGAAAACATCCAGAGATAGGCAAGTACGTGGTGACTGAAGAGAACTGGTTGAGCCTTTTGCAGGTGGGTATATCCGGGCATGACTACATGGGCCTGATCCTTGGCAAGCTGAAGGATGGCTTCTCGGAGAGAGACGTTCGCCTCGATAAGCTCGACGGCGCACCGCTTGACGTAGAGCCTGGTGTCAGTTGCGACCTGATCGTTTCGACTCCGAGCAGTGTGCAGACGACCACCTGCGGGGCCGATGCGCTCGGTGAGTATGCGCTCGATGGCCATGTGGATGTCCTCGTCCGCCAGATCGAAGACGAAACTTCCGTCACGGATCTCGCGATATATCTGCGAAAGACCCTCCTCGATCGCGTCGGCGTCAGCGATCGAAATCACTTCGTTGTCCGCAAGCATCCGCGCATGTGCGATGGATGCCCTGATATCCTCTGCCCACATTCTCTTGTCGACATCGAGGGAAGCCCCGAATTCTTCGAGGAACCTACCGCCGAACCGCTCGAAACGCCCGCCCCAATTCTTTCTTGGCCTATTCACTTTGTCCGCTCCCTGGGTCCTTCTTCAGTTTCTGTCGTATCAGTGCCGCCAAGAACCGGGCTGCAGGAAAGGCCAGTGCAGAACCGAAACCAATTCCCACCATGTTGTACGCCCATTGAACCCGCGGTGTATGTCCTGGCAGTAGTATTGGAAGCAACGATCCGAATATGATCGCTCCTACCACGAACGCATTCTGGTTGCGAGTTCCCCGGGATTCGGTGGAACCAAAGGCCCCTACGACCGCACCGATGAACAGTCCCATGTAAAACGAGAACGCCACCGTGTCGGCTTGGATCTCTATCGCCCCAGTGAGCAGCGACAACACGAAGGCCAGCGCCGTCCACAGGACCACCCAGACTCCAGCAGCCGCCATGACACGCAGATCGCTTCGGCTAAGTACTTTAGATCGCAACATCGCCCTTCCTAATCGCCTTCTGCCTCTGTCGGGCCCACACCTTGGTCGGCAGTCCGTGTAGATCAACGAACCCCTTGGCCGCGGCATGGTCGAACGTATCGGCTTCATCGTAGGTAGCCAGGTTGTAATCGTACAGCGAGTAAGGGCTGCGGCGCCCAACCGTAACACAGCTACCTGCCGAGAATCGCAGGCGGACGTCACCGGTCACCATCTCCTGTGTTGTGTGCACGAATGCGTCTAGCGCCTCTTTGAGCGGCGAGTACCACAGCCCGTTGTAAACGAGTTCCGACCATTTCTGCTCAATGCCAAGCTTGTAGTGGAGCACCGACCGCTCAAGACACAAGTCCTCCAGGGCCTTGTGGGCTGTAATAAGCGCCAGCGCCCCCGGGACCTCATAGATCTCGCGGGACTTCACACCCACGAGGCGGTTCTCGATCATGTCGATCCTGCCGAAACCATGGGCACCGGCGATCGCCGTCATCTGAGCGATGATATCGATGAAGCTCGCTTGGACGCCGTTGATGGCGGTGGGAATCCCGGCCTCGAAGGTAATCTCTACGTACTCCGGCTCGGCGGGACCCGACTCGCTTGTGGCGGTCAAGGTGTAGATGTCGGCCGGGGGTTCAACCCAAGGGTCCTCAAGGATGCCGCATTCGATGGCTCGACCCCAGAGGTTGTCATCGATGGAGTAAGGATTCTCCTTGGTGGTCGGGACCGGTATCCCCCGCTCGATTGCCCATTCCATCGCTTGTTCCCGCGTCTTGATCTCCCATTCGCGTACGGGCGCGATGATCTCGATGCCGGGGTCGAGTCCCATCACGCCGACTTCGAAACGGACCTGGTCGTTGCCCTTCCCGGTGCAACCATGTGCAATGAACCGTGCATTGCGCCGGTGGGCCTCTTCGACAAGATGCTTCACGATGATGGGTCGCGACAAAGCACTCACCAG includes these proteins:
- the argH gene encoding argininosuccinate lyase is translated as MNRPRKNWGGRFERFGGRFLEEFGASLDVDKRMWAEDIRASIAHARMLADNEVISIADADAIEEGLSQIYREIRDGSFVFDLADEDIHMAIERILTERIGPAGGRLHTARSRNDQVATDTRLYVKRCAVELIEANVSLREAILQLAKDQAHVVMPGYTHLQKAQPVLFSHHVLAYLWMFSRDALRLRHAHDAADTLPLGSAALAGTSFPIDRQQVADRLGFAGISANSMDAVSDRDFLLDIVYACAVSMIHMSRLCEELILWSTEEFGFVTMDDTYATGSSIMPQKKNPDFAELVRGKSGRVTGDLMGLFMVLKGLPLAYNKDMQEDKESAFDAIDTTLACMNVVSGMLSTLRVNEERMAQAALGGFMAATDLADHLVVQGLPFRAAHEIVGRLVLECERSGRTLQDLSAEEYAAIHPGFGEGVLDVIDIHSVVARRISAGGTGVEPVAAQLVAAEQDIAKDRGWIQSAAPKV
- a CDS encoding argininosuccinate synthase yields the protein MAKDICVLAYSGGLDTSVAIRWISENYEVDVVALAIDVGQERQDLDFIRRKALDIGATDSVVKDVRQEYVDEYLSKALKANALYENKYPLVSALSRPIIVKHLVEEAHRRNARFIAHGCTGKGNDQVRFEVGVMGLDPGIEIIAPVREWEIKTREQAMEWAIERGIPVPTTKENPYSIDDNLWGRAIECGILEDPWVEPPADIYTLTATSESGPAEPEYVEITFEAGIPTAINGVQASFIDIIAQMTAIAGAHGFGRIDMIENRLVGVKSREIYEVPGALALITAHKALEDLCLERSVLHYKLGIEQKWSELVYNGLWYSPLKEALDAFVHTTQEMVTGDVRLRFSAGSCVTVGRRSPYSLYDYNLATYDEADTFDHAAAKGFVDLHGLPTKVWARQRQKAIRKGDVAI